In Alteromonas naphthalenivorans, one DNA window encodes the following:
- a CDS encoding Maf family protein, producing the protein MNYSVVLASASPRRTMLLDQMGIAHSVKPVDIDESALANETPEAQVARLAEQKAKTALARLHDEDALNENTRVLASDTLIAFNGVSLGKPEDKEDARRILSMLSNNEHEVLTAISVASTTKQVTQTITTKVTFAALTNDEIDAYLDTGEPADKAGSYAIQGIGGQFVKAINGSASAVVGLPLYETRQLLREFGAV; encoded by the coding sequence GTGAATTACTCAGTGGTTTTAGCCTCTGCTTCCCCTCGTCGTACCATGCTGTTAGATCAGATGGGCATTGCCCATTCAGTAAAGCCAGTGGATATTGATGAATCAGCCCTTGCTAATGAAACGCCTGAAGCCCAGGTAGCTCGACTCGCTGAGCAAAAAGCGAAAACAGCACTTGCACGGTTACACGATGAAGATGCACTTAATGAAAATACGCGTGTATTAGCGTCTGATACGCTTATTGCCTTTAACGGGGTTAGTTTAGGTAAGCCTGAAGATAAAGAAGACGCTAGACGTATTCTTTCAATGCTATCGAACAACGAGCATGAAGTACTGACGGCCATTAGTGTGGCGTCTACCACCAAGCAAGTAACACAAACTATTACCACCAAGGTAACTTTTGCCGCATTGACGAACGATGAAATTGACGCATACTTGGACACAGGTGAACCTGCTGACAAAGCAGGCAGTTACGCCATTCAAGGTATTGGCGGTCAATTTGTAAAAGCAATAAATGGCAGTGCTAGCGCAGTGGTTGGGTTGCCTTTGTATGAAACAAGGCAGTTACTTAGAGAATTTGGAGCCGTGTAG
- the mreD gene encoding rod shape-determining protein MreD: MRKRHSVIVTTLLIALVLQIVPLPIQVDLYRPDWVLIVLAYWSMALPHRVNVGVAFLTGVAVDILVGTTLGIHSLSLSISIYILAANYQRLRNYSVWQQAIVIGLLSSLYHLLTFWVQHLLTDIYFQLDYLWPVLTSMLLWPWVFWLLRKTRRQFSIS, translated from the coding sequence ATTCGTAAGCGTCATTCGGTTATCGTCACTACGCTTTTGATTGCGCTAGTTCTTCAAATTGTGCCATTGCCTATTCAGGTTGATTTATACCGTCCTGATTGGGTTTTGATTGTGCTTGCGTACTGGAGCATGGCGCTTCCCCACAGAGTGAATGTGGGCGTGGCCTTCTTAACCGGTGTGGCGGTTGACATACTAGTCGGCACTACCTTGGGCATCCACAGTTTAAGCTTAAGCATTTCAATCTATATTTTAGCCGCGAACTATCAGCGGCTTCGAAATTACTCGGTATGGCAACAAGCTATTGTTATAGGATTGCTTTCTTCGCTGTACCACTTGCTAACATTCTGGGTACAGCACTTACTTACTGATATCTATTTCCAATTGGATTACTTGTGGCCCGTGCTTACCTCTATGCTGTTATGGCCTTGGGTATTTTGGCTACTTCGTAAAACCCGTCGTCAGTTTTCCATTAGTTAA
- the mreC gene encoding rod shape-determining protein MreC, whose product MDTIFTRGPSLNNRLALAIVLSALLIFVDHKVEGFKSTRVYLNSFMSPLQYLANLPRLMLSESAQRLTSHEDLLEENDKLTNQLLLMSEKLQRFDALSQENKQLRHLLDAPVRNDLRKMVAELMAVDKNPYSQQVVINKGAIDGVYLSQPIIDEKGIVGQVMEVGTTNSRVLLLADVTHAIPVRSQRNDIRFIATGSGALNELYLEHVPHSVDIKAGDVLISSGLGKIFPEGYPVGTVKEVRRDESRPFSIVTVTPMAKLDRLKYLLLLWSDEGKPIDSNVDSESEADKEDESNTVSKEEAEDDS is encoded by the coding sequence ATGGATACTATTTTTACTCGCGGTCCCTCACTGAATAATAGATTAGCGCTGGCAATTGTTTTGTCAGCGTTACTTATTTTTGTGGATCACAAAGTAGAAGGGTTTAAATCGACTCGGGTCTATTTAAATTCATTCATGAGCCCCCTTCAATATTTAGCCAATTTACCTCGGCTAATGCTAAGCGAAAGCGCCCAGCGCTTGACCTCACATGAAGATCTTCTCGAAGAAAACGACAAGCTCACGAATCAACTGTTGCTCATGAGTGAGAAGCTCCAGCGGTTTGATGCCTTGTCTCAAGAAAATAAACAATTAAGACATTTGCTGGATGCACCTGTACGTAACGACTTACGTAAAATGGTGGCCGAGCTGATGGCGGTTGATAAAAATCCTTATAGCCAGCAGGTGGTCATCAACAAAGGCGCCATTGATGGAGTTTATTTATCTCAGCCCATTATTGATGAAAAAGGCATAGTGGGGCAGGTTATGGAAGTGGGCACTACCAATAGCCGCGTACTTTTACTGGCTGATGTGACTCATGCTATTCCTGTCCGCTCTCAGCGTAATGATATCCGCTTTATTGCTACTGGCAGCGGCGCGCTAAACGAGCTGTATTTAGAGCATGTTCCCCACAGCGTTGATATTAAAGCGGGAGATGTATTGATTTCCTCCGGCTTAGGAAAAATTTTCCCCGAAGGCTATCCCGTAGGTACAGTGAAAGAAGTACGACGGGATGAAAGTCGTCCATTTTCTATTGTAACCGTAACGCCTATGGCTAAATTAGACAGGTTAAAGTATTTGTTACTCTTGTGGTCTGATGAAGGCAAACCTATCGACAGTAATGTGGATAGTGAAAGTGAAGCGGATAAAGAAGATGAAAGCAACACGGTAAGCAAGGAGGAGGCTGAAGATGATTCGTAA
- a CDS encoding rod shape-determining protein, with protein sequence MFKKLRGMFSNDLSIDLGTANTLIYVKDQGIVLNEPSVVAIRQERAAGPKSVAAVGAEAKRMLGRTPGNIRAIRPMKDGVIADFYVTEKMLQHFIKQVHDNNFLRPSPRVLVCVPCGSTQVERRAIKESALGAGAREVYLIDEPMAAAIGAGLPVSEATGSMVVDIGGGTTEVAIISLNGVVYSSSVRIGGDKFDEAIINYVRRNFGSLIGEATAERIKHEIGAAYPGEEVREIEVRGRNLAEGVPRGFTLNSNEILEALQEPLTGIVSAVMVALEQSPPELASDISERGMVLTGGGALLKDLDRLLMEETGIPVVIADDPLTCVARGGGKAFDMIDLHGGDLFSYE encoded by the coding sequence ATGTTTAAAAAGCTTCGAGGCATGTTCTCTAATGATCTGTCCATCGACCTCGGAACAGCTAACACGCTGATTTACGTTAAAGACCAAGGTATTGTACTCAACGAACCCTCTGTAGTGGCTATTCGCCAAGAGCGTGCTGCTGGACCTAAAAGCGTTGCCGCTGTAGGTGCAGAAGCCAAACGAATGCTAGGTAGAACGCCTGGTAACATTCGCGCTATCCGCCCTATGAAAGACGGCGTTATTGCCGACTTTTATGTAACAGAGAAAATGCTTCAGCACTTTATTAAACAAGTGCATGACAACAATTTCCTTCGCCCTAGCCCTCGTGTTTTAGTTTGCGTTCCATGTGGCTCTACCCAAGTAGAGCGCCGAGCCATTAAAGAGTCTGCGCTAGGTGCAGGTGCACGTGAAGTGTATTTGATTGATGAACCTATGGCCGCCGCTATTGGTGCAGGCTTACCTGTATCAGAAGCAACCGGCTCAATGGTGGTCGATATTGGTGGTGGTACAACCGAAGTGGCTATCATTTCACTAAACGGTGTTGTGTACTCGTCATCGGTACGTATCGGCGGTGATAAGTTCGACGAAGCTATCATTAACTATGTACGCCGTAACTTTGGTTCACTTATTGGTGAAGCAACGGCCGAGCGCATCAAGCATGAAATTGGTGCAGCTTACCCAGGTGAAGAAGTTCGTGAAATTGAAGTACGTGGTCGTAACCTTGCTGAAGGTGTACCTCGTGGCTTCACATTGAACTCCAATGAAATCTTAGAAGCCTTGCAAGAGCCGCTTACTGGTATTGTTTCTGCGGTTATGGTTGCCCTTGAGCAATCTCCACCAGAACTCGCGTCTGATATTTCAGAACGCGGCATGGTACTTACCGGCGGTGGCGCATTACTGAAAGATTTAGATCGTTTGCTAATGGAAGAAACGGGCATTCCAGTAGTTATTGCAGATGATCCGCTAACTTGTGTAGCGCGTGGCGGTGGTAAGGCATTCGATATGATTGACCTACACGGTGGCGACCTGTTTAGCTATGAGTAA